The window gttgtccgtgtgggtccagatattgatattatagcacgtgagttgtccgtgcgagtgatgttaatgtgagctctagaagagctggttactgttattgaatttgtgtgtcttggttctactatatttAATGAGATTATAGCATTGCAGttatggtggtgcttgttgaacttgcaatacgattctctactttgagacatcttccattttgggtacaaggttgcgtagttgtggcttgagttgtattggtgtggcatgtcagtgggatagttgtgtttaataatatatggccattggacctagaatgggtagtatcaggtttgattacaatATATTcgaaaggataatattgaaagtcggcttagaaagtgattatgttTCTGGTTGaggtgagagagctccatgacttgttgatctgatatgGGTTCATGATatttccgcgtgtttctttcattatcagcagtgtactaatgttttggaacaaggttttgtttgttatggggttttatactagtatttggttggtttttaagtagttactgtgattgaaaatggtgctgcgagtatgcaaGTTGTgtggtatgttatgtgattatatcgggggttatggttatggcttgatatagcttgttcaaacttatacagtgtgtagatgtgagactcgggtcttgtaagaaattctggatgttagaaattgggctctaagttttacggactaaggttaaagtaatgatcttcaatgttgtgaggcctatatggaataaggTGGCGTGGTATCATCCCCGGGTATATGCGtgataagatggaatagtgatgtgatggcttggaaacaactcttggcacattcgaggacgaacgtatgtttaagtgggacataatataacgacccaaccggtcgttttgagtattacaatcccgtttccccatttactgctcaatttatgctttacagttgttttatgacttaccgggttaattggttcgggtctgctgaagttttggaatgaattggaacccttagttctaaggtttaaagcttaagttaaaatagtgaccgaatgtcgacttatgtgtaaatgactctggaatggagttttgatgattccaatagctatgtatggtgattttggacttagaagcgtgtacggaaaattatttgaaagtccgtagtggaatttggcttgaaatggcaaaaattgaatttttcgggaagtttgatcgaggagttgactttttggtattgGGTCGTAATCCAGTtctgaaacttttcatagctctgttatgtcatttatgacttgtgtgcaaaatttgaagtcattccggattgatttgatgtgtttcggcacaagatatagaatttgaaagttcaaaactcatagattttgatttgaggtgagattcgacattttgatgttatttgatgtgatttgaagcctcgagtagtccgtgttatgttatggaacttgttggtatatttgaatggGATTCCGagtggctcggtgagtttcgggatgagttttgagcgatgtccgggcatttcggcactcaaaTGTTGTTCTCGAACATATGGAAAAGTGCGAACcacagaggaaaagtgcggaccgcataattttgagtgcgaccgcacttcAGAGGAAAATTATGGACCGCAGAggacaagtgcggaccgcacaattttatgtGCAGCCGCAAtccagaggaaaagtgcggaccgcacaattttgtgtgcggccgcacttcaggggttctgcaggttcgatgaTCCGCCTTCGTAgccttatatcttttaatccacaacaaatttggagatgattcaaaaacaaaggTTGTAtatctttgaatctagtttctaaAAAGGTATAGCAtgaatcatttggacatttatacagaaagttatgggcattttactgaagcctggtagtgTAGAGtgttgaagtgcggccgcacaatttagaGTGTGGCCGTAGAACCTGGAACGttcggaccgcacaaaaattgtGCAGTCAGCACAATGAGGGATCGAATTTTTTTACTTTATGAAtaagggttagagtattatttcatatttagactttgggagctcggtttgtggcgatgtttcatgggattttcaagaaattcatcggggtaagtgattctaactcggatttggttgacacacatgaatatatcattgttttcatcatttaatgagtattttgagatggaaatttgggggaaattgtagaaatttcataaaaaattttgggatttgaataaCGATTCGGAGTctgatttgagtaaaattagtatggttgaactcgtaattcaatgggttgttggattttgtgagtttcatcggatttcgagacgtgggccccacgggcaatttttgtagtgtaatttcggatttttaggaaaatattagtattttaatatggaattaattcctataattgtgtggactgaatcaaattagttgtggctagattcgagccattcagaagaTGATATGCGCAtgatggaatttctggagcattgtttagcttgctcgacattggattcatcttgttcaaggtaagtaactcttctaatcttagagctgagggtatgaacccttattatacgtgttatgtatttggtgttgaggtgatgcacatgctaggtgacgggcgtgtgggcgtgcaccgtgtgaactgtgactccgttatttttgtggtactgtgtagttacctgaacttatctgtaatcatgaaatctctacatactagagttatcgagctttTATTcgtattagaaaccatgtctaggttaCATGCTTATTTTATTGGGACCCGATGAGGTCATtactgctgttgaattatttgcttacattgcaatttcatactcagtcatgttcattcattgcatatcatatctcagtctctgttgttatttaatgATACATAATaccatcattttgggctagtttcatgacattgtaagcccgaaagactggagagattgatgactgagtgaggccgagggcctgattgtgaggatgattatgggatcgggctgcatgccgcagcaggccatattgactttatatatatattattatttatgggatcgagctgcatgccACATCATGGTtgactgatttatgccatgattggcttgttatagcgcttgggttgaaggagcccctccggagtctgtacacacccccagtgagcgcaggtacctactgagtgcgagcgtcgagtgtcgagcgattgggaggactgagtgactctGAGGACTGAGTGACTCTGAGGACTGAATGACTGGGAGCActaagtgaaatgatactctgagagtatgcatatggttttatcactaagttgcatcacattgacatgcacatttgacatacattcatagagatgcatttttctcatgctgtacggtatcacgtcattcatgatttctcacacatattggcatatgggaaTAGTGgcattttccactggctatctagaaagaaaatgaaacatcttatttattatggaaaggatttTTTTGGGGAAAATTTCtatttcaaacttattcatatttttggaaacttcggtaaacgatttggattttTACTGATGTACTTggaaggcagaactattttcagaaatcatgattaagctgagcattttatctctgcgTTACTTCTTttgttacttgctttatgttgttatgaattattgttggttattggtggtggacctgaccttggtacaagcttgtcactactttcaacctaaggttaggtttgttacttattgagtacatggggttagttgtactcatactacacttctgcaccttgcgtgcagatattggatgctgatgttgatgGGATCGATGTGAGCTGGATTTGGAGAGTACCTGTGTTTcagtcattgctgcctcttgttcatagtagccttagatttataaaaatctatttatgtacatttcgaacagatgatgtatttatttcataccagctttgtaaattctaatcttagaagttcatgatttgtactaccagtccttgggtaatgtataagatttagatattttattttacttaattgtcttgttaaattacattggaattggatagtggatagttggcttacctaacgggttgggttaggtgccatcacgactaggtggattttgggtcgtgacaaaaaggaTATCATAACATAATGCATGTCCATCATCCTCACTTGCATGGAAACACCCTTTGTGCAATGAACTCGCAATAACACaaaagcatgataatataaatgaaatggcacggcatcacccttcgtgcttttactcacataatatggcacatcatcacccttcatgattttactcacaaatgatatggcacgatatcacccttcgtgcttttactctcaataatatggcatggcatcacccttcgtactttttgatagtaggctataattatGTAGTTTGGCCACTACTTTACTGATGTTTGAGTGTTAAATGATAATAAATTGCTCTGATTGAGAactttatgctttgcaggagcaattCCGGGCTATGATGAAGTTAAGGAGCGTTTTGGAGCTAATATGGAGCATTGAAGGCCAAGTAAAAGCTTATGGAATAAATTGGGATCCCATTTGAAGATCGAAGGAGGTTAGCGCGCTTAAAAAGAAGAATGAAGAAGAGTGCATGAAATTGCCGAGGTGCGCATTTGGTGCGCGGCCGTACACTGGGCCCGCAAGTCaggcagaaactggccaaagtgCGCGGTCACCTTGACCAGGTGCGTGACCGCGCATGTCCCTCCGAGAAAAAATAGTCCAAAGCTAAAATTGTAATTCCAGAGGCGACTATCCTTGACCGATATGAAGCCCAGCTCGCCCAAAAAGATGGTATCTGGGTTTTTAGAAGAACCTTGAAGGCAAGAACAGGCAAGGAGCGAGACGGAAGATTCAGAAACGAgtttttgtctttctttctcttttttttaatcATTAATGATGAATTCTTATGTTGTGATTGTGAAAACAATtttgagtagctaaactctttgttctagggtttgatggaacctcttggaggatgaatcTTTGTTGTGTTTAATATAAATTCGCCATTgaattttctctacttgttcaactacgtgattattgtggttaattgaagggccctcaatcggCTATGCCTATTTAGTGTATATTAATTGGAAAAGGGTATatgtttaggtagttgttgaacaacatcacttctAACGTATAAGaaggatcaatacggagggtttaaagatAGGTTTAGGAATAACAAAACCTTGATGCGACTGTAGTGAGTGGTCAAATAGTGCAAGCTAGCGTAATTTCGGAAGAATACGTTTAGTAAATTGTTGTAGTTACTCATAAGGGAATTGCGACACCTAAAGTGCTCGCAATCGGTAGAGAATATCTAGGCGGATTTGTAGCAGACGTAGCAGGGAGGATTCCGATAGGAGGGGAAATCGTAACTCTAGATCTTCCTAAGCTTGTCTACAACAGTTGCTTTGTTAGTAATAAAATTATAGCTTTTTATTACCTTGTTATTAGTTAATAAACACTCAAGTCATTATTCTATCTTGTTGGAAGTTGATTATTTGGATTCTTGCTGAACTAAAAGTTGTGATTAGtacgttaattccctgtgggattcgactccgtacttgtaaattggattatatttgcaacgaccgcttagtcctttttataaggcatagttgggcgtgatcaaattttggcatcaTTGCCGGGGAActtaacggtgttattaattgcaGCAAAAGAAGagctagaattcttagtgtagtcaacGTTCTTCATCTTAAACTAAATACATTGAATTTCTAAtgtttgtagtcttgggtgttacatGTGCATGCCTAaaaactcctcaagaactggtgaattgctCGACGcattatcagatcctgagaaagttttcaaggcattGAATCGTGCGAACAAGAAAGACAAAAAGCAACAGAATTCAACAAAACAAATCGAACCAGAAATAGATGACGGAATAGAAAATCCAAGCAACAATAGAAACATGTGAATGAACCAAACAATGAGGGTATGGTGTCTCTTGTACCAGAAGCAgccttgtatgattgggcacaacccaccacCGAAAATCTGGCAAcagcaattgcagtccctcataTATAAGCGAAATCATTCCAAATCACgaacaacatgctacatttgttgcagaacaagggactgttctcagggtcgtacgttgaagatcctcagcagcatCTGAAAAATTTCCTATCGATATGTGTCATGTAAAGGCAACCAAATGTGACACCTGAAGCAATAAGGCTGTTGTTGTTTCCATTCTCAGTGACAGGAGAGGCTCAGACTTGGCTCAATTCAATCCTAATAaattccatcactacttgggaggaataagtcaagcaatttttgaacaagttctacccaccTAATAAGACTGCCAAACAAGTTGACGAaatattgagcttcaggcagagACCAATAGAGAcactacaagaaacgtgggagaggttcaaaggtATGGTAGTTAAGTGTCCtcatcatggcattccagatcagatgttggggcaaaggttctacatgggattggCTTACAGCttgaaggccaatgttgatgcttcagtaGGAGGAGCATTTTTTAGCAAATCATTCAGAGAACGCAAGATTTTACTCGATagaatggctcaaaactcaggatggatgacaagagactctaATTTCACTCCTGTTGTTCACTTAGTAGCTTTGGATCCAAACAAATCCATAGCAGAAAATATGGCCACTCTGATGaggcaaatgagtatcctcaccaaaaagattGATGGATCAGGCCAGAAACAACAGGTACACCATGCATCAACCAACCTTATGTATGCTCGTGGAGTGCGGAAAGTAACAACTAGAACCATCAGGAGAATATGAACTATGTGGCCAACTATGGAGGACAgcggcaaggtggtcagaattgggggcaGCAGAATCAGTAGTATAGACCAGCACAACAGCAGTACAATAATGGTAATGATCCTGGAGCCATGAGACCACAGGTTCAAGTTGTGCCATACCAAAGACAACAGGGCTACAATCAGCAAAATCATCAGCTAGCTTATCAACAGCCTCAATAACAACAGATTATGAGACAAGATGATAGGTTTGCTGAATTTAAGGGAATGCTGGACAGCAACAACAGAATGTTGCAACAACTGATTGGGTCCACTGGAAAAATTCAAGAGAGAGTGGACTCACATGAATCAGCGATAAAGGGTATTGAGATTCAGTTAGGGCAGATCTCTATGGCTCTACACAATCATCCCCAAGGGACGCTACCTGCAGAcacacaagtcaatccaaaagaacAGGGCCCGAAGCAGCTTATGGCGGTGAGTTTAAGAAATAGTAACGATCTTGATCtagagcaagaaattgctcgCGAAAGCCGACCAACGGAAACACTTGTGCCAGTACCAATTGATATACATGATTCAATAGGGTTAACAGAGGTGATGGTACAACATGCACCAGCTGAATCTAGCAAAGAAAAAGAGATTGCGAAGGAAACTAAATTAGTGAAAGAGAAGGCAGTCAAAACAGAGCCCGGGCAGGTTCAACCTCAAACCACAGGAAAGAAGCAGCCTCCAGCACCCTTCCCTcagagattggccaaatatcagaaagatgagcagtataagaaattcatggagatgttgaaGCAAATCCAGTTGAACATCCCTTTGATTGAAGTCTTGAAAGAAATGCCTGGTTATGCTAAAATGAAGAAGGACTTGATTTCTCgtaagttcgactttcaagacttggccacGGTTACACTGACTCAGACATGTAGTGTTGTTGTGAcgagacccatagctgagaagcTGTCTGACCCTGGGAGTTTCACAATTCCATGCATAATAGGCAACTATTCTTTTGCTAAggcactttgtgatttgggggcgagcGTAAACCCGATGCCCTTGGCTATTTATAAATGGTTAGGCATTGAAAGagcaagacccacatccatgttactacagCTAGCCGACCGAACGGTGAAGAAGCACTCAGGTATAATTGATGATGGGTTGGTGCAGGTTGGAAAGTTTGTGTTTctggcagattttgtcattctggactgccaggttgacgaggagattcccataattttagggaggccattcttggccactgggagagctctaattgattgtgaaactgggGAGCTAAAGATGATATTGAACGATGAAGAGATAACGTTCAATGTGCAGAAATCTATGCGGCGACCCAATGAGTTTGCTAATTGCTCTCTAATAGAGGCTGTGGATgtgattttggaggaggaagatgagtcTCTGAACGCAAAAGACCCTCTAGTAGGATGCCTCATGAAATTAGAAGAAATGGATGGTGAGGACTTGGCAGAGTGGGTTTTGGCCCTTGAAGGGCgagggtactggaaaagagagctcgaattcgagcccttacacttagaagaaagaaaaaaatctcCAACTAAGCCATCAATTGAAGAGCCACCATAGTTGAAGCTAAAATCATTACCGTCTCACCTCAGGTATGCCTTCTTGGGACCTAAagccactttacctgttattatctcatccagtttgttagatgtgcaggcaTAACAACTTTTGCAAGTGTTAATGGAATGCAAGACTGCAATTGGCTGGACCATTGCAGATATTAAAGGGATCAGCCCGgcattttgtatgcataagattctactggaagatgggcacaaaccttctagagaacatcaaagaaggctgaaccctaacatgaaagaagtggtgaagaaagaagtgatcaagtggttagatgcaggaatcatcttccccatctctgacagtaactgggtcagcccagttcagtgtgtgccaaagaagggtggaatAACTATAGTGCAAAATGAGAATAACgagttgatctcgactcgtacAGTTACGGGTTGGCGAatatgcatggattatagaaaattgaacatagccacccggaaagaccattttcccttgccattcattgaccaaatgttggatagattggcagggaggtctcacttttgctttttggatggatatTCGGGGTACAATCAGATTTCAATAGCCCCTGAGGATAGAGAGAAAAcgtcatttacttgtccttatggcatctttgcctttcggagaatgccgtttggcctatgcaatgcaccgaccacCTTTCAGAGATGtatgttagccatttttactgaTCCGATTGAAGATATtatggaagtctttatggatgatttctcagtaGTGGGGGATTCATTCGAGGTCtgtcttcacaatttaagaagagtaTTGAAAAGGTGTGTGGAAACAAATTTAGTGCTGAACtgggagaagtgccattttatggtacaagaaggtatagtATTGGGGCATTgagtgtccagtaagggtattGAGGTCAACCATGCTAAGGTTGATGTGATTAAGAAGTTGCCACCACCCAATTCGTTCAAGGcagtaagaagtttccttgggcatGCCTGTTTCTACAggcgatttataaaggatttctctaaaattgctaaccccttatgtaaactccttgaaaaggatcattcctttgtgttttctgatgactgcaggttagcatttgaggagttgaagaaaagaatggtgactgcaccaatcatcgtgtgtgatgcaagtgactatgctataggagcagttCTGGGGCAGCAAAAGGACAAACTggtgcacccaatttactatgcaagtagaacgctaagcggtgcacaactcaattatacCGTGGCTGAGAAAGAGATGTTGTGGTGTTTGCATTCGACAAATTCAAGTcttatttgattggttcaaaagtgattgtttatactgaccatgcagcacTTAGGTACCTAATAGCatagaaggagtcaaagccacgcttgatccgttgggttcttttgctacaagaatttgatttggagatccgtgatAGGAAAGGGGCAGAGAACCAAGTGGAAGACCACCTTTCAAGGTTGGAGAGAGCTAAAAAGAAAGTAGAGATAGAAGATATAACTGAGACTTTCCCGGATGAACAATTGCTAGCAGTGGCAATGGAGGAGGCaccatggtatgcagacattgcaaactacctggtGAGTGGTATTGTCCCCTATGACCTCTCCTCTGTCCAAAAGAAAGTTCTTTCGTGACTATCTCATGTATTATTGGGATGGGCCTTATCTGTTCaagatttgtattgataacatgatccggagatgtatcccCGAGATAGACCAATCATTTATTTTGCAGGCTTGCCACGCGTCACCATATGGTGGCCATTTCGTAGGAGTAAAGACAGCTGTGAAAGTGCTGGAATCGGGTTTCTACTGGCCAACATTTttcaaagatgcacacttatgGGTGAAGGGGTATGATGAATGCCAACGAACCGGGAATATTTCCCGccgacatgagatgcctatgaacccaattcaggaggtagaagtgtttgacgtatggggaatcgatttcatggggcctttcATCAGCTCATATGGCAATAAGTACATACTCATAGCGGTGGACTACATGTCAAAATGGGTGGAGGCTTCAGCGCTCCCTACAAATAATGCAAAGGGGGTAATTAtttttttgagaaagaatatattcacccgATTCAGCATCCCAAGGGCAATAATCAGTGATGGAGGCACTCACTTCTGTAATCGCGCCTTAGCCAAGTTGTTAGAAATGTATGGTGTACGCCACAAGGTTGACACCCcatatcatccccaaacgagtgggcaagtggaagtttcGAACAGAGAAATAAAGAGCGTGttgacaaagactgtgaatgccacAAGAACAGATTGGGcgagaaagttagatgatgcactcttGGCTTATCGTACCACTTTAAAAAACTCCGATTGGCATGTCCCCGTACAAATTGGTATTTGGGAAGGCGTGTCACTTACcagtggagttggagcatagagcCTTGTGGGCATTGAGGCAGTTGAATCTCGACATAGAAGAGGCGGGAACAAGTAGAGTCACTGAGTTGCACCAGCTTGATGAGTTTCACTACCAAGCTTTTGAGAGCGCAAGACTATGTAAGGAGAGAATGAAGATGATGCACAACAAGAATATTATTGAGTGGAACTTTAAACTTAGAGATATGGTATTGCGGTACAACTCAAGATTGAGGTTGTTTCCCGGCAAGTTGAAGTCAAGATGGTCGGGACCATTTCGTGTGGTAGAGATGCATCCAAGTGGAGCCGTCGAGATTACTTCGAAAGATGGCTCCCGCAAGTTCAAAGTTAATGGACAAAGACTAAAACATTACCAGGGCATGGTTGAGGAAGATAAAATGATCTCGACCGTATACTTGAAAGATCCCTGATAAGGGATAACCCgagtcgtgtcgcgacgttaaatcatgtgcttcttgggaggcaacccatgggtTTGTTGTAATTCgttgtgccgcgacgttaaatcaggcgcttcttgggaggcaacccaatatcGTTTTTATGTGTTTTCGTTATTTTTCGTGTTTGATTTTGAACTGTGGAAGTATTGACAGGTTTATCAATGTGCAGGGATGAATTTGTGCGCGCTGGAATGACTCGGGGTGAAGAAATCAATCCGAAGAGGGGCCAAAATTGGATCAAGTGGAAAAGTTGGAAAGACAAACGTGCGCGGCCGTGCATTTTTGGACCCCACTGCCACacgtgcgcggtcgcgcaccGACCGCGCACTGGGCGTCGTTTTGTAGGGTAtttaattagttttattttattttatttttttctttcttctttatttgtttttcttttattaatacccgacccccccccccctccattCGCCTCTCCTAAATCTGAAACCCCTCTCTAAACACTACAAACAAATGCCCAAACCCTCATTTCTCCCCaatttcaaaaatcaaaaccTACACCCTTCCCCTCAAATCTCCCACTCAATCACTTCCCAACCCAAATACTCACAAGTTCCCTTAGGTAAGTTCCATGGTTTCTGTTTCCCTCTTAATttagttagtttttatttattatctttttttccttttttcttttcttttcttttctttgtattGTCGTAGAATTCAttgttgttcttttcttttctttgtattGCTAGTATACTTGTTTGTATGTGAGGTGATAGTTGAATCTCATCTTGTTGGGTTGGATTAGATGTTGGTATATTTGTGGTGGAATTGAGATTATAATTTGGTGTTTGGGGAGTTTGGGTGCACTTGCACATCAAGTGTTTGTATAAATGCCACAGTGAGTTCGTAAATGTAATTTTGTGGC is drawn from Nicotiana tomentosiformis chromosome 12, ASM39032v3, whole genome shotgun sequence and contains these coding sequences:
- the LOC138902858 gene encoding uncharacterized protein, producing the protein MRQDDRFAEFKGMLDSNNRMLQQLIGSTGKIQERVDSHESAIKGIEIQLGQISMALHNHPQGTLPADTQVNPKEQGPKQLMAVSLRNSNDLDLEQEIARESRPTETLVPVPIDIHDSIGLTEVMVQHAPAESSKEKEIAKETKLVKEKAVKTEPGQVQPQTTGKKQPPAPFPQRLAKYQKDEQYKKFMEMLKQIQLNIPLIEVLKEMPGYAKMKKDLISRKFDFQDLATVTLTQTCSVVVTRPIAEKLSDPGSFTIPCIIGNYSFAKALCDLGASVNPMPLAIYKWLGIERARPTSMLLQLADRTVKKHSGIIDDGLVQVGKFVFLADFVILDCQVDEEIPIILGRPFLATGRALIDCETGELKMILNDEEITFNVQKSMRRPNEFANCSLIEAVDVILEEEDESLNAKDPLVGCLMKLEEMDGEDLAEWVLALEGRGYWKRELEFEPLHLEERKKSPTKPSIEEPP